DNA from Solanum stenotomum isolate F172 chromosome 3, ASM1918654v1, whole genome shotgun sequence:
GTAGTATTACCATCACGGCATTAGAAAAAGAACAATGGTGTGAATTGCAAACACAATTTTTCATTGAACAAACAGGATTCTCCTTGTAAAATCCCCTGATCCAAGTTTCAAGCAAAAACAAATGTCGAAATATTCAAACAGCGGCTTAGTAACTTAGTTTACAACAATAACATTACTAATACTGAGAAGTGAGAacttaagaaaaaatatgataCACTTGACATTGGGATTGGGGTCCTGGGGATAATTTTGGTCACCCAAGATAACATAATAAGATACATATTCTGGAATTTGCTATGCCTCAGCAGAATCTGATCTGTTGCAATTAGGCAAGCACTGCGACAAGTTAAAATTCCGAGGGGGCTGGTAGGATTGGAAAAAATCAGGATCCTGCTCAAGCGCCTCCGCATAACTTTCAAGAACAGTTACAATCTCCTCAAAATGTGGCCTCTTGTGAGGATTGTTTGCCCAGCACCGTTTAATGAGTTTCCGAACTGCTGATGGACATGCAGCAGGTATTGGTGGTCTTGCTTTCTGCAAAATTCCAACCAATATGAGAAAATGCCAAAATTTCTCTCTTACAGAGAATGATGCATGATActgcaaaaaatatttaagcaaaATTATTTGTTCTAATGCAACTTTATGCAAGAGAAGCAACTTCCTACCCTAATTTTCCCAATACAATGTATGTGGAGAAGCTATAAATGGGCTTATAGCTAAGTTGAAACTTAAAACAATAATCTGGAAGCAGAACAAAGGCATAAAACTAATTCACGATCAACCAGCAAAGCAAAGATCACAGCGTCAACAATTTCCAACGTGCATGAGAAACCCCCGAGGAGGAACAAGAGCAGATGTCCTATGAATTGGACAGTCAAAAGATAACAGAACACATGTAAAATATGGAGTCACGTTCACTCCGTCTCCATATCCTTTAGAGCGGGCTGTTTGAAAGACCAATATATAGTCCCACAGCATTTCAAATTAACATTGTTTGAgcataaaaatagaagaaatatccAGAGACCAACAGACCGAGATAGTCACTTAACGGGTTGCAATTTTATTAGTAGAGTGCATTGAGCAGCAGCATCAATGCTCGGAACATTAAGCGTCACACCTCAAGTTTACTTTGGAACGTATACCTGAGAAATCTGATAGATTGGCAGGTGATACAGAAAACAGGCAGAACAGACTTTATCTTATCCTCCACCACAGGCTACAATGGCTTTTACTTCTACATTTGTCTTACAAATTAATACTTGTTCCAGGTCCTCAAGTATACCTCTCTATATCTCTTTCCAAAGGAAACAAAACAATCATGGGGCTCATTGTTCTTATAGAAACAGAAACTTCTGCCAGTTAGAAGAGTTCCCAATGGTAAAATATAGTAAGATTATTCAACAAGTTTTCTAAAGGAGTGATGTTAATGAAGACTATGTCGATTTGCTCAAAATATCCCAGGGAGAGGATAGAGATGTCGATGATCAAGAAGgcgagaaagaaaaaagaagaaaagaatagaACAACATTAACACAATGCCAACATATTAAATAGATCACTTTTGACGAAGAGAGGAATCAAGAGGCTCATCAATTCCAATAGCTATTCACTTGTTGGAAACACTATCCAAGTTTTAGAGCCAAACATTTCTGGAAAAAAACACGATGATCCTAACATAAGAaggaaagaaacaaaagaaaatagatgAACTGATCCCATTACCTATTgaagagaaattttttttagagcTTGACATAAGATTTAACAAGAGACAGACGGCCCAGATATGAGAGAACTTCAAAAAACATAATCACAAGATGAAGCAAATTTGCTCGCTAAGATATTTCAcgctgcaatttttttttacaagtaTTTCAAGGGTTTATTTCATAGCATAGACGTAGATTTTCTCAATCTTTCAATATGAATTGGTAAATGCAACTCAGCAATATCTCTTCTTTTTGTATCTTAATTCTTAATTGTCTTACTCAATTCATGTTCCAAGCCAGAGAAGAGAACATTGACTTACTGATGTGAGTCTCATGGTAACCTCGGTATCTATCTAAAGCGAAAACCACTGAAACAGGAATAACAAATGTAACATAAAATGACAATTCGTAATGAGTACGTCAAACATATAGAGATTCATGGGATTTAGTGGAACAAATTCAGATCCAGAGACGTATGAAATATTAGGCTATTTATCTTGACGAAAACCAATATGCCATGGTGGACAGAGAATATACCTTCTGGCAGACTGCAAACGCCGCCTGCTCAGGGGTCATGTCATCAAATGGTGTCAATGCAGTCAAAAGTTCCCATAGGACAATACCGAAACTATACACATCAACCTTCTTTGTGTGGTTCTTTTCCTTGATCATTTCTGGCGCCATCCACCGGTACGTACCGGTGAACCCCTTTGCACTACCACATTGAGATTCTAAACATGATATCCCGAAATCTGCAACTTTCACACACATATCCTCATCAAGGAGTAGATTTTCCGACTTCAGATCTCTGTGAAGTATCCCTTCGGCATGAAGATACTGCATCCCATGTGCAATGTCAAGGGCCAATTTCACAACAAGATTGAGAGGAACGGAGTACGGCTCCTGCTGATGGAGGTACTTTCTAAGGGAGCCTCCAGGTACGTACTCGGTGATAATGCAAAACACGGGTGGTTTCTTACATGCTGCAATAAACTGCATTTGAGAGCCAGAAGAAATGGAACAAGTCAAAACAAGTGGCAATTTCATGCATAACCGAAAGACATGTTTTGAGTTGATAACTATTTACCAATAAGTGGTTATGATAAATCAAAATATGTCAACAAATCCCTAATCAATAGTATGTAAAGAAATTCTGATAGACATATTTCAAAGATGGTACTCTCAACATGAAATTCCTGCAGGCAGCACAATCATATCTCTTTACAAATCAAGAATGAGGAGCTGATCTGTAGATTTCAAGTTTGACACACTGGAAAAGGTAAATGTGTTAGGTTCTACGTcacttggattcttcaaaaaaaagTCTGTTGTGTGTCGGATCCCcaaaagttatttatttttggaggatctgacacaGGTGTGGAAGCATTTTGGAATATCCGAGCAACATAACTTAGGTTGTGGACAGCAACTTGATCAGTTTATGGATAGTCACGTACTTATTGGTGCTTTTATTGAACAAAAAATGTGATAAATGGTTGCATCTTTTTATGCGAAATTGCCAACAATGGTATTTCGGCTACTTAAGAAACCATGTATGAAGTAGCAATTATGGAATCGCTTGCCTTCTAATAAAGATATACCAATTAGTAAATATCTGTTCTTTTCAGTTCTTATTTTCCTGTTTGGTTCTGCTAGAAATAAATTTCCTAAATTAAGAGTAGAAGCAATCGTCACCTACGTAAATAAGACTATATCCATGACAGTAGACATATGGACCTGCCAAAGAACATAAAAcgacaaatttttttaaattttttttatgaccgtGGTGTCTGGGCCAGCTCTCGCACatctcgactaattccacgggataccaCCCACCTTTCACCAGCAATAGGTACAAGGTAACTATGTCCACCAAGGCTACAATAGATGGAAAGAATCACTTAGTGTTTTTTTCTATGCTGGGATTCAAACCTGAAACCTCATGattctcaaccacttcattgaccactaggccacacccttgggtgcatAAATCCATCATTTCTTGGCAAATGAAATAACATAGTATAGCCTTCCAGATGCCACCTTTAATTGAATTTCCATATTAGTTCCAGTATCCATTCCCCATTCATCTCCAAAAAATTTCCATGGCTGATGGTCAAAGCAAGCCAACTTATTCTGCTCCGACCCCGTTCATGCCACGGCTCGCCAGGGAGCAATAGGGTGAATAACTCCCTGGGACTACTACTCAAATGCAGTTATGCAACGACGTCTTGAGATCTCATTAAAATCAGTAAGGTGAAGAAAACCATCTTATTAGGAATACCATAGATTTATTACCCTTGGCAATCTAATTGCAGTACTTGAGAAGGAAAAGTCCATTCACATGAAATGCTAATAAAATCTCTGCTTTTACTACTTTGAAGCaaagtttttcaaatttaaattatgaaaaacaCAAATCAATGAAAAACCAACACGAAATAAGAAACCATACTTACAGTGATGATATTTGGATGCTTTAACCGAAGCAACAAAGCAACTTCAGAAGTAAACTGCTTCTCCAGAAAAGTAGCCAAATCCCCATCTTCTTCAGGTTGGCTAATAAGCTTAATAGCCACTTCCCCATGCTTGTAAATTCCCCTGTAAATTCTACTATGCCTTCCTGAAGCAAATTTGTTCCCAATATACAGCTGCGACATATCGGCACTCCATTCCTCCTCTCCTTCTCCCTTTATCGCCGCCCCTGATGATACTATATACTTGGACCATGACGCTGCTCGCTTGTACTCTCCCAATGAAAGTCGCCTCTCTAATTTCCCATTATTCGCAATTTGCTTAAACCAATTGAAATTCTTCATAGTAAACCATCAAGTTCTCCGCCTCAAACCAGAAAAAAACTCTTTGTATATAAAATACTCAACCGCCGTTACAGATTCTcctaaattttaataaataaattaaaaataagctACATTCCAAAAAATAGAGTTACATTTTTAGTATGTGTCAGAATTTTCTAATTAGTAATTAACCAGCtgggtagtttttttttttttctctttcaaaaatcAACTGTACATTTGTTGGAATTGAAATTGAGAAGAATAGTAAGGTAAGAAGTTCTACTTCTAAGAAAAGCTTGAAAGTAGAGCTTTCAGCGAAAAGTACAACAGTTTGAAGCGTGGAAAATGAGCTTAATTTTCTGTACTTTGAAGGCGTGAGTTGAGCAGGAAGCTGGAAAAAAGTGATAATGAGGAATGAGAAAGAGTTGGAGGTTGGTGAAGAGAGGAAGAGAGCGGCGGTGGAAGTGGCGGAGCGGTGAAGATTAACGGCGGAGGTGGTGGTGGAAATGCGGTGTTTTTTCTCTCTCTGTTGAGAATGAGAAAGCAAAAGCAGTGGGTATTACTAGAATACAAGAGCAGCAACATTCATAACGTGGGAAGATCCACTTCTGAGGAGACATTTCGGGTTTTCCTGATTGTGACCGCTAATATTCTTTTTCCCCATTTTACCCCtcattatacattttataccatCCGTCTCCCTttcaaatgacaaaaataaattaattgagaACTTTCTCTCCGTTTGTCGTTATTCCGTCTGTAATTTCCCCCATCGCGTGAcaatattatctttataatatatattttttaaaatagttattttttaacgtaaaaaaatacttttgaactattaaaaataaagtatgaagttcattttatttttgactaAATTGATTGTGCCAAAGATATAACAATagtaattttcataaaaatttcATTACCGTTGTTTATTAAGTAAAATAGATATTCCTTGAACTataagaagaagagaaattattcaatttataatatatgaattaaataaatacaaaaacaagAAAGAGAGGGAGGGAGTTAATTGAAgcagggataaaatggtaaaatgAGGACATGGGAAAGAAATGGTTACGATGCGAAGAGAAGGAGTGAGGTTAATGAAGGAAGTGGGGTCCACAGAAGCAGTGTTATAAGTGGAGAGCAGTTATGTCGGAGAGTGCCGTATGCTTCTTCCGTATACGGTCCACTCTAACTCTCTTCAGTCTTCACACTACTATCACGCCTTTTCAGGATTTATTACATTAAATAAATCACTTTTAGTATTCAAACTACTCAACAATACTCTATTGTGTGCCACATTCTAGTCAaagtttttcaaattacaataatcatgatattttttaaaactccTACATATATTGCTCCTTTATATGATACATAGCAAATGATACTAATACATAACTATAAACCAGATTCATTCTGATTTAGGTTtgataattgaaatttaaaattatgtattaaCAATAACATGTATACTAGATACATAATACACAACAAATACGTAATGTATCTTATAGAGATGAAATGATGTATTTCGATGTtaagagagagaagaaaaaagagattttttatAACTAATTCAAATGGTAAAAACTTTTAGCGATCATGATGTCTTATGTCAcgtaattacttattttttgcaaataaaaaGCTTTTCAATTTTGTgctcataaattaaaattatatcaaatgtattaaaatatcatttaattttgtaGTCTGAAATATTCCAcgtaaaaaattgaaattaaaatattgtaaaaaaaaaaaaaagttatagtattcttttttaaaccaacaaaaaaaaaattcttttaaagttaataaatattaatttacctTTATCCTCCTCGTTCACttttgtttattcattttaggctttgtatgtttttttgaaaaacaataattaatataaatacttcattataatatttgtattaaattattaactaatgttcaatattatttattaaattattaaaaatgacaaGCAAAAGTCCATTAAGAAAACGTCTTAATTCCAAGCCAATTTgccaaacacaaaaatatactGCCACACGAAATAATCAATAATAGTATATAATTAACCACCGACAATGTAATTAGAAAGTAGATCAATTTTTACTTGAACATTATTTAGCATTATTATATAAAGGAAGATAACAAAATTGATTCTTAATTGCCACTTAAATCTCCATATATATGGATATTGATCAGTGATTATTCCTTTTTCCCCTTTTGAATAATTTGCTTGTGAAACTTATCTACTATAGTAAAAAGGCACTAAGGAAATTAAAGTGATTTAATGACTAGAACATTCTTGATTTAGATTATTACCTTTGTAGAAAGTAGAGGATCAAGCACTTGATAATTGATTTGCCGTGATAGTTTTGGACTTATCTCTGGAATTTGATGTGTTATTATCCCCTAAGTTATAATCAAATCcgtaattaattagttttatgattttgttttgatCTCAGGACCTCTGTTTGCTCTGATATCATGTTAAAATGTGTGattatctcatctaaaagcttaagcaGTTAAAGAAAACAATGTGTCAAGATTTTACTAAGTTGAATGTTAATCCACATAAGAAGATCAATAATGATTCTTTTGATTTGATTgaccatttatatatatatcaacaattaataagtaaataaataactCTACATATagcaatttaaaattaaaaaatattattattgtttacaTATATTTCGACATTATATAAAGTTTTCATCAATGATCTGTATTCCAGCGAAGCAGACCAAGTGTCATATCCGATTTCCTAATTCATGTCCGTATAATTATCTgtataatcaataattaattaactaactcATCCCTTTTATTAGATGAAGAATCGTACGGCCAGATCCTCCTAATGGTACTGGTTATGTACTTATTGTCCAATTTAACTCTCGATATTAAACTAACTAATCTGGCATAGGGATAAGAGTTATTTGTCAGTTAACCAAAAAGagggttaattaattaattaattaatattaagcaAGTGTTAATTAAGAACCCCACACGCATAACAATTtgcagagaaaaaaaaaacaagccaTGTGAGTAGATGAATACGGTAAAGGTACGGCCTGGTGGTTTTGTCTGGTTATGTAACAGCCATAGGGccttacaatatttatttgtccTGTCTAATTAAGATTTTGCCAAATCTTGTGATTAAGGGATTAATTACATAGGGGATTATACATTTAAGTGGAATCAGAAATGAAATATTGGTGGTTGGGACTAGAATAGAACAGGGTGGTGGGACATAAACAAATTTATGAGTGTATTTCTTGTCATTTTAATTGATCGTTATATctaaatttatatttcattttaaaaatattgagttaGATTGAATCGGTGCATCGAAAATCCTTCACGGGTGGGGGAGTATTCACGTAGTTCCAAGTTTTTGAATGTTGCAGCAACATGGCTTGATGATAGAATGTCACGTGCATTTACCGCCATGTGCTCTAGGTATGGCGCtccatcttttttcttattaaattttaaCGGAGATGAATTTATGACATAAAGTGAGTGATTTGTgtgatttcaaaattttatattacaagctattttttatttttttttatattgatagtTAAAAATATACAAAGTCATAAGGTGTAGAGATATATACTCAAGAGTAAGGGTGTGTACTATTTGGATTAAACCGAATAactaaatcaaatcaaaccaaatttttatttggattggttttttggattaataaattactttgtttggtttcggattttaaaaaataaaaaccaaaaaaaccgatatatatatataggagttaaccacttttgtccctttttggttattgtctttcatgatgattacgtttatattttatgtttgaacatCTATAATAGtcatacttataagtattgtgttttaagttttacttatgatttatattataaagtatatttaagagattcaatactattactttggttatgttATTAATGATTGACATATATAatcgaataaccaaaccgaaaaaagtcaaaccgaatagaggaaaatcaaaccaaaccaattttATTTTGGATCGAATTGagttacacttttacaaaaccaaaaatcgAATAAtacaaaaccaaatcaaaaaacCAAATGCACACACTTATTCAAGAGAGAAAATAGTGTGGCATTCGCTAGGCTTGATTTACTATCTTTACCATATACTAGTGATAGCTTGGGAGAAGCAAGCCCGCAAGAAAACGTANGTTTTAATTTGGTttcgaattttaaaaaataaaaatcgaaaaaatcgatatctatatatatatgtatatataggaGTTAACcatttttgtccctttttggttattatctttcatgatgattacgtttatattttatgtttgaacatCTATAATAGtcatacttataagtattgtgttttaagttttacttatgatttatattataaaatatatttaagagcTTCAATActattactttggttatatatgttattaatgaTTGACATAatcgaataaccaaaccaaaaaaagcCAAACCGAATAgaggaaaaccaaaccaaaccaattttATTTTGGATCGAATTGagttacacttttacaaaaccaaaaatcgAATAAtgcaaaaccaaatcaaaaaacCAAATGCACACACTTACTCAAGAGAGAAAATAGTGTGGCATTCGCTAGGCTTGATTTACTATCTTTACCATATACTAGGGATAGCTTGGGAGAAGCAAGCGCGCAAGAAAACGTAAAAATTGGTAATATTCCACGTGAAATTTAATACGAGAAGAAGACTGGTGAAATTGGATTGTTATAAATTGGTAATATTCCACGTGAAATTTAATATGAGAGACTCATGGTGTgtaaaatcgaaccgaaaaaaaatgttattgggttaacgagtttttaatgattttttttaaaaaaattattgggttgttGGTTTGGTATCGGTTTTTagtattgggttattgggtaaaccgataacccattaagacgATAGTAATTTACTGCTAACCcttcataaatattaaatattaataatttaacataactaGACACTATATATGAGCACTCTACACTACAGTCTACACACTTCACACGCCAGAATACTTCTACGTCACATAAGAAAttctatattatatatgttttggttgTAATATGTAACTGTAGCCTTCGTACTACATCTACTCTTATTGATGCAATTTCTAATTATATTTCTTGTTTCACTATATCAAAGCATTTATAACTGATTTGCTTGTCTCACTGTATCGCGACAAATTGTTGGAGAAGtgagaaattatttatttattttatgagcattttcttattgggtaAACCGAAAATTGAATCGTTAATGACCAAAACccgataaaaaatatcttattggtttgttATTAATTTAGCgtatttaaaaaccaaaaaccaataatacataaaatcgaACTGATGGACACCTTACGACTCACGGATCGACGAGATAGGTTACACAATACCTAATTCAATTGGTATATTAATGAATACgtgaatgatattttattattttaattgaaagaaTTATCTTGAAAGTTACCTATAAAACGTTGAAATACTCTCAAGTAATGTCTAACGATATGAGACCTTTGAAAAATATCGTACAAATTTTATTCAAATCGGACAATATCACACTAATGCAACTATACTATACTGTACTTGAGTTGATATAGCCCAACAGGCGCGTGCACAATCGGACAGTATCACATGCACCGAAACCGTTAGAAAATCAAATACTCCTATTATACTATAAAATATGAAggagaaaattataatttctcaGGTTAATTAAAGCATCTCGTATTTATACATGATTCACGATAAGATTACGGAATTGTGATATagataacttattttaatataagcATTGGTAATTGATTTCATGGCTCAAACCCAAAACCTATTAATCAGGAGATAACTTTACTGCTCTAAAATTCCCCTTCGCTCAATAATACTTACAATATCATAAGAGCCACACAATAGCacttacaaaattaccagaaaaGTAGATCTGTCCAAACATGTTTTTGCTTTACTGGAACTTGGGTTGAATAATgttttttctaaaacaaaatttatgtcGTGGTGTTTGTGCTAGCTTTTACGGGATATTTGTCACTTCCCAATAGATAACTATGTCCACTAAGACTAGGATTGATGAGAAGAATCacttagtgttttttttttattccttctaattttaagttttctttatttttcacctCAATATTTCaagtattaattaattcatcCCTCCCTAATTTATGTTTCATGGACATCAAATTTCACATCTTTGTTGTCCAAATCCACTAAATTATTCAAACTTTTCAGTA
Protein-coding regions in this window:
- the LOC125860457 gene encoding serine/threonine/tyrosine-protein kinase HT1-like, with protein sequence MKNFNWFKQIANNGKLERRLSLGEYKRAASWSKYIVSSGAAIKGEGEEEWSADMSQLYIGNKFASGRHSRIYRGIYKHGEVAIKLISQPEEDGDLATFLEKQFTSEVALLLRLKHPNIITFIAACKKPPVFCIITEYVPGGSLRKYLHQQEPYSVPLNLVVKLALDIAHGMQYLHAEGILHRDLKSENLLLDEDMCVKVADFGISCLESQCGSAKGFTGTYRWMAPEMIKEKNHTKKVDVYSFGIVLWELLTALTPFDDMTPEQAAFAVCQKKARPPIPAACPSAVRKLIKRCWANNPHKRPHFEEIVTVLESYAEALEQDPDFFQSYQPPRNFNLSQCLPNCNRSDSAEA